Genomic DNA from Gossypium hirsutum isolate 1008001.06 chromosome A01, Gossypium_hirsutum_v2.1, whole genome shotgun sequence:
tcatattttttttatatatttagaatttagtctttactttttattttaaagaatttagttattttactttttaaattttaaaattcaagttcaattggtaatattgttattttttttgttaaatttaaatttattacaaCGATATACTTTTCATTATATAGTTATCAATtgagatatatatttttttaaattttcaataggttatatttgtaaatttacacaaaaattttaatgatgttaataattggatttaaattttaaaatttaaaagatagaggtattaaattcttaaaaataaaagtaaggaTACTTATTTCAAATATGCAAAGAGTAGgtatatttaaaacatattttaaccataCTTTTAATCAATGATGTGTTTCCTAATACTAAGTCAAAGACAAACAACAACCCAAGTCCTACGATTTACTCTTCTTTCCTTTCACTCCTATTTTTATACCTAAACAAATATGCTAccaaataattttacaaaataaaagtgTGAGATTAGAGTTCAATTCATAGGTTTGTTCATGTGGTATTATAATGTGTGTGTTAGTAGGTAAGTTTAAACTTATATTGtataaacaaatgaatttaaaaatttatatgaattttttatttttaaataaaaagattttacTATCTAAAGTGagatatataatttaatattgattTTTTGGTAATACAATTAACTTAGGAGGGCTTGCTTTTCAGCAATTTATTCTAGGGTTTTTTCAAAGATTCCATCtaacaagaattttattttatttacttttaccAATTCCTCATAGATTGTGAAAGAGTATTAGAGATAATTTTCCtagtaaaaaaatttagttattaaatttattaggCTTTAATGTCCAGGGGAActgttttatatttaaaaaattcaatactaTAATATTAAGGTTGATGGTTCAAACTATAACTGTCTCTAAGTATCTCTATTGTTATTTATAAGTTTTGTATTAACATTTATTTCAAGTTTTGTAGTTACTTATCTTTATTGATTGAAGTACCCCTCCGGCAACTATACATGGTTTTATGTGGAGGCTAGGGataaaatcttaaaataaggACAATACCTTTAATTGTTAATGTCGAAGTTAATTTCCTTGAAGATGAAACTTCTCTTAGAAGAATTGATTCCTTGTCAACAATAATTTAAGATATTAacagtattttaattttttctatttttaaagaatataatCTGTTAAATTAGTGGGATTTAAGTAAGGAAgaatactaaatttaaaatatatttcaaatgttgattatacatttttaatatatgatgaataaaaaaatcatatataaaaatatattttaattaatgatttatatattaaattaaaaaagtaataaaatgatggaatgttaataaaaataaattttattagtgCAGTTTTAGATTATAAAGAAGATGAGGGCTGTCCACGTCATGGAAAAAGCCAATGGCACATTAGAAGAGCCACCtgtacattattattattattaaccaaATTCTGTAGTTAAGTTAACCAGAAGAGGCGGTGAATTGTTAACCCAAGTTTCATAGTTGAGTGTCCTATCGTCCTCTGCTTCTCTCCCTATTCCTATATTATTTTCACTCTTTCCCTTCCTCCCTTCCCTTATATAATTCCCTCTCTCTAAATTAAAAGTTgcatatcttttaaaattatacGCTGgcttctcattttctctctttcctCACTTCCCTTGATTACCTTTTCTATATATCACAAAAATTTTGCAGTCTTTCTTTCAGACGCAAGCAGCAGGCACCTGTCCTAGAAACAGAGATCTTCTCAAGTTAGTTAAATAACGGTTTTTGCTATCCCCATTTTGccctttcatcttcttcttctccttcatcGGAAGATGATTAGTTGGAACGATCTTTACACCGTTTTAACGGCGGTGATCCCACTGTACGTTGCTATGATCTTGGCTTACGGCTCCGTCCGTTGGTGGAAAATATTCACCCCCGACCAGTGCTCGGGTATCAACCGCTTTGTCGCCATATTTGCCGTTCCTCTCTTGTCTTTCCACTTCATTTCCACCAATGACCCTTACGCCATGAACTTCAGGTTCATAGCAGCCGACACCCTTCAAAAGCTCATCATGCTCTTCGTTCTTGGATTGTGGACTAATTTAACAAGGAACGGAAGCCTGGAATGGATGATCACCATTTTCTCTTTATCTACTCTCCCTAACACTCTAGTCATGGGTATTCCTCTTTTAATCGCTATGTACGGTCCCTACTCCGGGATGCTCATGGTCCAAGTCGTGGTTCTCCAGTGTATCATTTGGTACAcccttcttcttttccttttgagTACCGCGGTGCCAAAATCCTCATCATGGAGCAGTTTCCCGAAACTGCAGCTTCCATTGTTTCTTTCAAAGTTGATTCCGATGTGGTTTCACTTGACGGCCGCGATTTCCTCGAAACCGACGCTGAAATCGGGGAAGACGGCAAGCTACACGTTAAGGTCAGGAAATCTAATGCTTCCAGGAGGTCTTTGGGGCCGTGTTCCCTTCCTGCATTGACTCCCAGGCCTTCCAACCTCACCGGTGCTGAAATCTACAGTTTGAGCTCTTCAAGGAACCCCACGCCAAGAGGTTCCAATTTCAACAACTCCGATTTTTACTCCATGATGGGTGTTCAAGGATTTCCTGCAAGACACTCCAATTTCGGTCCAGCTGATTTATACTCTGTTCAATCCTCTAGAGGACCTACTCCAAGGCCATCCAATTTTGAAGAAAACAATACAGTAATGTCTCCACGATTCGGATTTTATCCAGCACAGACTGTTCCTTCATCCTACCCTGCTCCAAACCCTGAATTCTCATCCGTCACGAAGAACGCTAAAGCTACCCAACAACAACAGCAGCAGCCTAGGGAGAAGGAGAATAATAAAGAGAATCATGATGCCAAGGAATTGCACATGTTTGTGTGGAGTTCAAGTGCTTCGCCGGTTTCAGAAGGCGGAGGTCTCCATGTCTTTGGTGGTACAGATTTCGGAGCGTCCGAACAATCTGGACGGTCTGAGCAGGGTGCTAAAGAGATAAGGATGTTGGTCGCAGATCACCCTCAAAACGGGGAAAACAAAGGTAcaataaatttataagtaaacTAGATTATTCTGCTCGGTTAGGAGTTACTGgaattttttaataatagatCGTAGCTTGTGAAGGCATGGCAGGCAGTGGTGACGTTCATGGAGAGGACTTCAGCTTTGCTGGAAGAGATGGGGAAGAAGAGAGAGAAAAGGAAGGACCCAATGGTCTCAATAAGTTGGGGTCTAGTTCAACGGCCGAGTTGCACCCTAAAGCCGCCGGAGGGCCGGAGTCTGGCGTAGGCAAACAAATGCCGCCGGCAAGTGTAATGACGCGCTTAATCTTGATCATGGTCTGGCGCAAGCTTATCCGAAACCCCAATACATATTCCAGTCTCATCGGGCTGGTTTGGTCCCTAATTGCTTTCAGGTCAGCTCATTATTTGATTTTAAGGTTCAAACATTATTCaacaaatccttttttttttaactttttaattgggTATTTTCATATGTAATGAATTTACTGGTTTTGGGGGACTTAAATTAATGCAGGTGGCATGTGAGTATGCCGAAAATAATAGAGAAGTCTATCTCCATCCTGTCAGATGCTGGACTAGGAATGGCCATGTTTAGCTTAGGTGAGCATTTCCGTTATTTGCTTTATCTTCAACTAATAATatttggaaaagaaagaaaaaggaaagtttatctgccttgacctaaataaaatttcatagacCAACTCGGTAACAATTACACACTACACCACTATTTGGTGCACTCAACACTATGTTTAACTATTTATGATACTTTCGCCGAATTCAGGCAATCCCATGGGAACAAAAATCCATGTAATGGGAAACCATggaccatttaaaaaaaaaaaagtttgacaTTGAAAGAAATCTTTGGACACTTAAATGGGATTTAACCTCCCGACATGTGGGGTCTTGTTTGCGATGTTAGTAAGCGGTCCAGGGTCGGTGGGCATTGGTTGTGATAGACGCCAATTAGGCCACCAGTTAGTGAAGGTAGGTGATTGATAGATTAGGGACACATAGTTTCCTATGGAAAGTCGTAACTTTTGGTGCTATATGGTGAAAAAGGTCTGTTTATGGCACTGCAACCCAAGATCATCGCTTGTGGGAACTCTGTAGCTACATTTGCCATGGCCGTTAGGTTCTTAACTGGTCCGGCTGTCATGGCTGCCGCTTCGATTGCAGTAGGGTTGCGCGGCACACTCCTCCGTGTCGCCATCGTTCAGGTAAAGAAAAATCCTCACCCTCCTCGTAAGCTTTGACTTTTAAGGATTGTTAGTCAGCgaaattttgtttcaaattcaacaGGCGGCTCTGCCACAAGGAATTGTACCATTTGTGTTCGCCAAGGAATACAATGTCCACCCTGCGATTCTTAGCACTGCGTAAGTAAACAAACCTGGATATATTCAAACATAGTATATATAGCTGTTAactactacatatatatatatatatagctgacggtttgatttgtaaatatttttcagGGTTATCTTTGGGATGTTGATAGCATTACCAATAACGCTGGTGTACTATATTCTTCTAGGATTGTGAGGGTACTTTCATAGTAAGCCAGAGATATGAACGGGAGTTTTCCAGGGGTTGATAGAATTGATCAAAACCGGATTATGTTGTTAATTAACACGAGGATATTCCGGGAAAGAAGATTTTAGtacaagaaaaagaaattgtCACAAGGGTTCCAAAACCATTGGAGCTAACCTAGCTAAAGGTATTTGACTTAGTAATGTGTCCTCCCTGATTTAAGGGATCATGCCTCCATGAGAAGCCAAGTTTATCCAATTTCCTAGAGTAATTttgaggagaagaaaagaaggcCAATCCTGCATAAGGGAGACAATGAAGAGGAAAATGGGGGCAAACAAAGCTGGTTACTTCATATTAATTAATTCACTTTTAATCTCCCTTATGCTTTTATTGTAAAGTTTGATTTCATTCTAATGAAAGCTGCCAagggttttccttttttttctcctttctttttcaaaTGCTACTGgtacttttacaatttttttaatacaagaaTGTAATCTGATTTGTTGGCTTTGATTGGCAATTATTGGCGTAAATCATCCTGGGTTATTTTTTCTGTCTTACTTAGgagatttatttatgattttaaataataataataagaagaaaaagGTGTTTTATTGCTGATTTGGTAATTCAGGTTTAACTAGGTGGGCAGGAAACATGTGGTAATGTCCTCGTGTGCGTGGCCTGATTCAACAGCAAACAATGGGGCCATAGGTTATCGAGGGTCATCAAGAATTAAGCAAGCAAAATACCCAACACAAATTGACTCCACCCTTCCCCCAATAATTCACCCAAAAGTTATTCAGGTGACAGTATTTGGTATAAATGTGAAATAGCCACCTCCTGTTTTCCGATAAGATTATAATATACATTCATATATTTGACATTGATGAATTAAATTATAGAGAAGTGGGGATAGTAGGAGCAGCGAGCAATTAAGACATGGCTCCGACGGGAATGAATACAAGCCAACAAAGACTAATCAAGACATTTGAGAGGGAGAGCGTGATGGTCGATG
This window encodes:
- the LOC107934295 gene encoding LOW QUALITY PROTEIN: auxin efflux carrier component 3 (The sequence of the model RefSeq protein was modified relative to this genomic sequence to represent the inferred CDS: inserted 1 base in 1 codon) is translated as MISWNDLYTVLTAVIPLYVAMILAYGSVRWWKIFTPDQCSGINRFVAIFAVPLLSFHFISTNDPYAMNFRFIAADTLQKLIMLFVLGLWTNLTRNGSLEWMITIFSLSTLPNTLVMGIPLLIAMYGPYSGMLMVQVVVLQCIIWYTLLLFXFEYRGAKILIMEQFPETAASIVSFKVDSDVVSLDGRDFLETDAEIGEDGKLHVKVRKSNASRRSLGPCSLPALTPRPSNLTGAEIYSLSSSRNPTPRGSNFNNSDFYSMMGVQGFPARHSNFGPADLYSVQSSRGPTPRPSNFEENNTVMSPRFGFYPAQTVPSSYPAPNPEFSSVTKNAKATQQQQQQPREKENNKENHDAKELHMFVWSSSASPVSEGGGLHVFGGTDFGASEQSGRSEQGAKEIRMLVADHPQNGENKGMAGSGDVHGEDFSFAGRDGEEEREKEGPNGLNKLGSSSTAELHPKAAGGPESGVGKQMPPASVMTRLILIMVWRKLIRNPNTYSSLIGLVWSLIAFRWHVSMPKIIEKSISILSDAGLGMAMFSLGLFMALQPKIIACGNSVATFAMAVRFLTGPAVMAAASIAVGLRGTLLRVAIVQAALPQGIVPFVFAKEYNVHPAILSTAVIFGMLIALPITLVYYILLGL